The Hevea brasiliensis isolate MT/VB/25A 57/8 unplaced genomic scaffold, ASM3005281v1 Scaf431, whole genome shotgun sequence genome contains a region encoding:
- the LOC110670151 gene encoding transcription factor bHLH126: protein MFPLHQGNELCFQISSNAPHKIPQDIILPHPVLYGSPDLTDDLGKSRRRKSISMDNDETARDNGNNKKKLLHRDIERQRRQEMATLYASLRSLLPLEYIKGKRSISDHMNEAVNYIKHLQKRIKELDAKRNELKQKTNFRDIPLQSSGSSSNCSPSTGVIIRPNLGGIEIVFSSGFREQDLTLSGALQLLLESELSVVNCVSTKVNERVFHTVQAEVKDSACLNMSELQQKLNPLVP, encoded by the exons ATGTTTCCTTTACACCAAGGCAATGAGCTGTGCTTCCAGATTTCTTCTAATGCTCCCCACAAAATCCCACAAGATATAATTCTCCCTCACCCTGTACTCTATGGCAGTCCTGATTTAACAGATGACTTGGGAAAAAGTAGGCGGCGAAAATCCATTTCTATGGACAATGATGAGACTGCTAGGGATAACGGTAATAATAAGAAGAAGTTATTGCACAGGGATATTGAACGCCAAAGGAGGCAGGAAATGGCCACCCTTTATGCATCCCTTCGATCTTTACTCCCTCTTGAATATATCAAG GGAAAGCGTTCAATATCTGATCACATGAACGAGGCTGTGAATTATATAAAGCACCTGCAGAAGAGGATCAAAGAACTAGATGCCAAGAGGAATGAGTTAAAGCAGAAGACTAATTTTAGAGATATTCCCCTACAAAGTAGCGGAAGTTCAAGCAACTGTTCCCCAAGTACGGGAGTCATAATCCGGCCTAATTTGGGTGGCATTGAGATTGTGTTCAGCAGTGGCTTTAGGGAGCAAGATTTGACACTATCAGGAGCACTGCAACTACTCCTTGAATCTGAGCTTTCTGTAGTTAACTGTGTTTCCACCAAAGTGAATGAAAGGGTATTTCACACCGTCCAGGCTGAG GTGAAAGATTCAGCTTGCTTAAATATGTCCGAGCTGCAGCAGAAATTAAACCCGCTTGTCCCTTGA